A single genomic interval of Stieleria maiorica harbors:
- a CDS encoding Do family serine endopeptidase: MKKLKSRLRTALVAAPLSLAAAGLLMAAAPATKLDQQPATASAPATVTKPAITPEQLNIANSLSQAFRNVADSVLPAVVAIENRPDTSWRSAKPAPDDNSAGGQNPFKGTPFEDMFRGGQIPMNPNMIPRQAPRSQGGIGSGVIIDSAGIVLTNNHVVDGGGTVIVKTQDGREFEAVEVFTDPKTDIAVVKINGDGSLTAAKLGNSDSTSVGDWVIALGQPFGLESTVTAGIVSAKNRGIGITARENFIQTDAAINPGNSGGPLVNLHGEVVGINTAISSRGGGNNGIGFAVPSNLARWVSDQLVANGTVQRAYLGVAIQPVSHQLAAQLGVSPRGGVAVTNVFPDTPAAKMGFRPGDVIVDFGGTKVATPQQLQLAVERSAIGKTVSVEVVRDGKTISLSYDPEAAPNDFAASDREQKPDGVKMQSLGIEVTPLTSDVAKQLGLEDKSGVVVTRVQEGSRAEQAGLSPGMVIAQVNRNDVTTTAEFEDAVKSDEDGTLLLLVRNERGSRFVVIEG; encoded by the coding sequence ATGAAGAAGCTCAAGTCCCGTCTTAGGACAGCACTCGTCGCGGCACCGCTTAGTCTGGCAGCAGCCGGTCTGCTGATGGCGGCCGCCCCCGCAACGAAACTCGATCAACAGCCGGCCACCGCATCCGCGCCGGCGACCGTGACCAAACCGGCGATCACGCCGGAACAACTGAACATCGCCAATTCGCTTTCCCAAGCGTTTCGCAACGTCGCCGACAGCGTGCTGCCGGCCGTCGTCGCGATCGAAAACCGTCCCGACACGTCCTGGCGTTCGGCCAAGCCGGCACCGGATGACAACTCGGCCGGCGGTCAGAACCCCTTCAAAGGCACTCCGTTTGAGGACATGTTCCGCGGCGGCCAGATCCCGATGAACCCCAACATGATTCCGCGTCAAGCACCACGTTCACAGGGCGGCATCGGTTCGGGCGTGATCATCGACAGTGCGGGGATCGTGCTGACGAACAACCACGTCGTCGACGGCGGCGGAACTGTGATCGTGAAAACACAAGATGGCCGCGAATTCGAAGCCGTCGAAGTCTTCACCGACCCCAAAACGGACATTGCCGTGGTGAAGATCAACGGCGATGGTTCGTTGACCGCCGCAAAACTTGGCAATAGCGATTCCACGTCGGTCGGCGATTGGGTAATCGCACTGGGTCAGCCGTTCGGACTGGAAAGCACCGTCACGGCAGGGATCGTCAGCGCCAAGAATCGCGGAATCGGAATCACCGCACGTGAAAACTTCATCCAAACCGATGCGGCGATCAATCCCGGCAACAGCGGCGGCCCGTTGGTGAACCTGCACGGCGAAGTGGTCGGGATCAACACGGCGATCTCCTCTCGCGGTGGCGGGAACAACGGCATCGGATTCGCCGTTCCCTCGAATCTGGCACGCTGGGTGAGTGACCAACTGGTCGCCAACGGCACCGTCCAGCGAGCTTACTTGGGCGTCGCGATTCAGCCGGTGTCTCATCAGTTGGCTGCCCAGCTGGGTGTCTCACCGCGTGGCGGCGTCGCAGTGACCAACGTGTTCCCGGACACGCCGGCGGCGAAGATGGGATTCCGGCCGGGGGACGTGATCGTCGACTTCGGCGGCACCAAAGTCGCCACGCCACAGCAATTGCAACTTGCCGTGGAACGCTCGGCGATCGGGAAAACGGTTTCGGTCGAAGTCGTCCGTGACGGCAAAACGATTTCGTTGAGTTACGATCCCGAGGCGGCACCGAACGACTTTGCCGCCAGCGATCGCGAGCAGAAACCCGATGGCGTCAAGATGCAGTCCTTGGGGATTGAGGTCACACCGTTGACCTCCGACGTCGCCAAGCAACTCGGGCTGGAGGATAAATCCGGTGTGGTCGTCACACGGGTCCAAGAAGGCAGTCGTGCCGAGCAGGCCGGCTTGAGCCCGGGGATGGTGATTGCCCAGGTGAACCGCAATGACGTCACGACGACGGCCGAGTTCGAAGACGCGGTCAAATCGGACGAGGACGGGACCCTGCTGTTGTTGGTTCGCAACGAGCGAGGCTCCCGCTTCGTGGTCATCGAAGGATAG
- a CDS encoding TlpA family protein disulfide reductase has translation MSAVEARFSELQLEFRKSSMRYTELVNLARESKAGLARPGVEIHPGNSLVSAFLDLESDSRGTSVGFSCLYHLIDQARRVRPGRLAESSEWDVLKGRHEAISRLGEYYLGYRDIGTVIRIVGSGTDDERFLRTLRDRASHDNVKANAMFALAGILANKSNLPAYFDSQISLLDATEPRQMKIIEAYKNAKAKSRNALECRSEAREIIEALRGNYASAQLAPRIAGEAPVHIQLERSEPERNQPLVLSLIPAVEFELQHGIGRKAPEIDQVDAFMEPMKLTSYRGSTVVLMFSYKGCAPCEAMYPANRSLIDDLSGLPFVFVGVMSDDELSTIHSSVSEGDITWRVWWDGKDKQLSTNWNVNSYPQIYVIDKTGTIRYRGLRGAALRNAVMHLLNE, from the coding sequence ATGTCCGCAGTCGAAGCTCGGTTTTCTGAGCTCCAACTCGAATTTCGCAAGTCTTCCATGCGATACACAGAGCTTGTCAATCTTGCTAGAGAATCTAAGGCAGGCTTGGCTCGTCCCGGTGTTGAGATTCACCCCGGCAACTCGCTCGTATCAGCGTTCCTTGATCTTGAGTCAGACTCCCGAGGGACAAGCGTCGGGTTTAGCTGCCTCTATCACTTGATTGATCAAGCGCGTCGCGTACGCCCGGGACGTCTCGCCGAATCATCCGAGTGGGACGTACTGAAGGGGAGGCATGAGGCTATTTCCAGACTTGGGGAATACTATTTAGGCTATCGGGATATTGGAACAGTGATCCGAATCGTCGGAAGCGGCACAGACGATGAACGCTTCCTACGAACGCTCAGAGATCGCGCTTCGCATGACAATGTTAAAGCAAACGCGATGTTTGCCCTTGCGGGCATCCTGGCCAATAAGAGCAATCTTCCTGCGTACTTTGACTCGCAAATTTCACTGCTCGACGCAACGGAGCCACGACAGATGAAAATCATCGAGGCTTATAAAAACGCGAAAGCTAAATCGAGGAATGCGTTGGAGTGTCGTTCCGAAGCTCGTGAGATCATCGAAGCATTGCGGGGTAACTATGCCTCTGCGCAATTGGCGCCCAGGATTGCTGGAGAGGCACCAGTGCACATCCAGTTGGAACGATCAGAACCGGAGCGAAATCAACCCCTTGTTTTGTCTCTGATTCCAGCCGTTGAATTTGAGTTGCAGCATGGAATCGGCCGGAAGGCTCCGGAAATCGATCAGGTTGATGCATTCATGGAGCCTATGAAACTCACTTCCTACCGCGGAAGCACTGTCGTGCTGATGTTTTCTTACAAAGGGTGTGCTCCCTGCGAAGCAATGTACCCGGCAAATCGCAGCCTGATTGACGACCTGAGCGGTTTGCCGTTTGTTTTTGTAGGCGTCATGAGTGATGATGAACTAAGCACGATTCACAGCTCCGTCAGCGAAGGAGACATTACCTGGCGCGTTTGGTGGGACGGAAAAGACAAACAGCTTTCCACGAACTGGAATGTAAACAGCTATCCACAGATCTATGTGATCGATAAGACTGGAACGATACGCTATCGCGGCCTTCGCGGTGCAGCGCTGCGGAATGCCGTCATGCACTTGCTTAACGAATAG
- a CDS encoding DUF1501 domain-containing protein — translation MLRRCASGFGAVALAGLAQDAAYSLESSSSDELGKAGHGPHHLVRAKNVIFLYMDGGPSQIDTFDPKPLLTKFNGKDPASLFDVEPTQFNNNGTVLGSPWEFKQHGDSGIPVSSLFPHVATCVDELAVVRSMVSEFPEHTFANYFLHTGSGLQGRPSMGAWVNYGLGSECQNLPGFVVINGGLIPPGGLDCFGSGFLPASYQGSVFKPSGSGVANITPTEPSPVRQREKLDLIGQLDGFAAGHFGRHDSLDSAIRNYELAYAMQMAVPEVMSINDEPAHVQKMYGMESEYEPTRIYAAQCLIARRMVESGVRFIELTCPQVGGDRWDQHGNLKQGHENNARAVDQPIAALLKDLRQRGMLDETLVVWAGEFGRTPFAQGKDGRDHNQFGFSIWMAGGGVKRGTTYGATDEFGYKAIENRVEIHDLHATMLHLMGVDHTRSTFRFGGRDMRLTDVKGHVIHDIIG, via the coding sequence ATGCTGCGTCGCTGCGCCAGCGGTTTTGGCGCGGTGGCCCTGGCCGGGTTGGCACAGGATGCCGCGTATTCACTCGAGTCTTCTTCCTCGGATGAACTTGGCAAAGCCGGCCACGGACCGCATCACCTGGTCCGCGCCAAGAACGTGATCTTCTTGTACATGGACGGCGGACCGTCGCAGATCGACACTTTCGATCCCAAACCGCTGCTGACCAAATTCAACGGCAAAGACCCCGCCAGCCTGTTCGACGTCGAACCGACCCAGTTCAACAACAACGGCACCGTGCTGGGCAGTCCGTGGGAATTCAAACAACACGGCGATTCGGGGATCCCGGTCAGCAGTCTGTTCCCCCACGTCGCGACCTGCGTCGATGAATTGGCGGTCGTGCGATCGATGGTTTCCGAGTTCCCCGAGCACACCTTTGCCAACTACTTCTTGCACACCGGCAGTGGGCTGCAGGGACGCCCCAGCATGGGCGCGTGGGTCAACTACGGACTCGGCAGCGAGTGTCAAAACCTGCCCGGGTTTGTCGTCATCAACGGAGGCCTGATCCCGCCGGGCGGTTTGGATTGTTTCGGCAGCGGGTTCCTGCCGGCCAGCTACCAAGGGTCGGTGTTCAAACCCTCGGGAAGTGGCGTCGCCAACATCACCCCGACCGAACCGTCGCCAGTCCGGCAACGTGAAAAACTGGACCTGATCGGCCAATTGGATGGATTCGCCGCCGGTCACTTCGGCCGACACGACAGTCTGGATTCCGCGATCCGCAACTATGAACTCGCCTACGCGATGCAAATGGCGGTTCCCGAAGTGATGTCGATCAACGACGAACCGGCGCACGTGCAGAAAATGTACGGGATGGAATCGGAATACGAGCCGACGCGGATTTATGCCGCCCAATGTTTGATCGCTCGCCGCATGGTCGAAAGCGGCGTTCGGTTTATCGAACTGACCTGCCCCCAAGTCGGCGGAGACCGCTGGGATCAACACGGCAATCTGAAACAGGGGCACGAGAACAACGCCCGGGCGGTCGATCAACCCATCGCCGCGCTGCTGAAAGACCTTCGCCAGCGAGGCATGCTGGATGAAACCCTGGTGGTCTGGGCGGGTGAATTCGGACGCACGCCGTTCGCCCAAGGCAAAGACGGCCGCGATCACAACCAGTTCGGTTTCTCGATCTGGATGGCCGGCGGCGGCGTCAAACGCGGAACCACCTACGGCGCGACCGACGAATTCGGTTACAAGGCGATCGAAAACCGGGTCGAAATCCACGACCTGCACGCCACGATGTTGCACCTGATGGGCGTCGACCACACCCGATCCACGTTCCGCTTCGGCGGCCGTGACATGCGATTGACCGACGTCAAAGGCCACGTGATCCACGACATCATTGGCTGA
- a CDS encoding alpha/beta hydrolase, producing MLRTFFSLSLLTLFAFTTASFAESPGEQKLHELLQRDVVVIPLWPEGAVPNQPSDKTTAESIENSKNGKPAIANVAAPSVILVPPPEGVQATGTTIVFAPGGGYGRLSLPNAVDVCNWAGAVGAHCAVLKYRVPRAADDPGHQIPLADAQRAVRLLRSDAHEFGLDADKIIMVGSSAGGHLAFNLANNHDQPTYKPLDAADRQSARPDAALLLYPAYLTQPTASLNADPHLHLDRLSPERTPPIFMTVTRPDKFTWGAVNTMLQLRQSEVPAELHVYPEGGHGGCLDKYPLMEFIRPAARFLKDQSLFTEAMEQESNALLDRLESTFLATVIGKPQSTKSDPPKRPALANDSEWTAGDEKLAALRTPPPEVIALWPGDGKRKDDPAIELVEELPQRPDGLVRITNVSRPTMHVWRPEQPDGRAVIIFPGGAYNALAAQHEGTDIARWLNGLGITAFVTKYRVPRRKDLDKHAVALQDAQRAIRLVRSRAGEFDIDPDQIGVLGFSAGGNLATLTVHQSDFESYPPADPIDQVDVAPNFAILIYPAYLTADGTGNGLDPLVKPLKSRDDYPPVYLAVAADDRFAPDSLHYLLHLHQTNVPGELHVYASGGHGKGLREIGGPFAQWTRSCARWLEDLKRGTTQVIVAENQ from the coding sequence ATGTTGCGTACCTTTTTCAGCCTCTCTCTGCTAACCCTTTTTGCATTCACCACCGCGTCGTTTGCCGAATCTCCCGGCGAACAGAAGCTACACGAATTGCTTCAACGCGATGTCGTCGTGATCCCACTTTGGCCCGAGGGCGCGGTACCGAACCAACCGTCTGACAAGACGACTGCGGAATCCATTGAAAACTCCAAGAACGGCAAACCGGCGATCGCCAACGTCGCGGCGCCCAGCGTGATCCTGGTGCCTCCGCCCGAGGGTGTCCAAGCGACCGGAACGACGATCGTGTTCGCCCCCGGTGGTGGCTACGGACGTCTCTCGCTACCCAACGCAGTCGACGTTTGCAATTGGGCCGGTGCGGTCGGTGCCCACTGCGCGGTGCTGAAGTATCGCGTCCCACGTGCGGCCGACGATCCCGGCCATCAAATCCCTCTCGCCGACGCCCAACGCGCCGTGCGACTGTTGCGATCCGACGCACACGAATTCGGACTCGATGCGGACAAGATCATCATGGTCGGATCTTCAGCCGGCGGTCATCTCGCGTTCAATCTGGCCAACAATCACGACCAACCGACCTACAAACCACTCGATGCGGCCGATCGGCAAAGCGCTCGCCCCGATGCGGCGCTGTTGTTGTATCCGGCCTACCTGACTCAGCCGACCGCTTCGTTGAACGCGGACCCGCATTTGCACCTTGACCGATTGAGCCCGGAGCGCACACCACCGATCTTCATGACCGTCACCCGACCGGACAAGTTCACCTGGGGAGCCGTCAACACGATGTTGCAATTGAGGCAATCCGAGGTGCCGGCCGAACTTCACGTCTACCCCGAAGGCGGGCACGGCGGCTGCTTGGACAAATACCCGTTGATGGAGTTTATCCGTCCCGCGGCCCGGTTCCTGAAAGACCAATCGCTGTTCACCGAAGCAATGGAACAGGAAAGCAACGCGCTGCTGGACCGATTGGAATCGACGTTTTTGGCCACCGTCATTGGGAAGCCGCAGTCGACGAAATCCGACCCGCCGAAACGACCGGCTCTGGCAAACGACTCCGAATGGACGGCCGGTGATGAAAAACTGGCGGCGCTACGGACACCGCCGCCGGAGGTGATCGCGTTGTGGCCCGGTGATGGTAAACGAAAGGACGACCCCGCGATCGAACTGGTGGAAGAGCTTCCGCAACGGCCCGACGGCTTGGTCCGGATCACCAACGTTTCACGGCCGACGATGCACGTTTGGCGGCCCGAACAACCCGATGGTCGCGCGGTCATCATTTTTCCCGGTGGAGCCTACAACGCCTTGGCGGCACAGCACGAAGGCACCGACATCGCTCGCTGGTTGAACGGTCTGGGCATCACCGCCTTTGTCACCAAGTACCGCGTGCCACGTCGCAAAGACCTGGACAAGCATGCCGTCGCATTGCAGGACGCTCAGCGGGCGATCCGGCTGGTGCGAAGCCGCGCCGGCGAATTCGACATCGATCCCGATCAGATCGGCGTCTTGGGGTTTTCCGCCGGCGGCAATCTGGCGACCCTGACCGTCCATCAATCGGACTTTGAAAGTTACCCGCCCGCCGATCCGATCGATCAGGTCGACGTCGCCCCCAACTTTGCGATCTTGATCTATCCGGCCTACCTGACCGCCGACGGGACAGGCAATGGCTTGGACCCGCTGGTCAAGCCACTGAAATCGCGTGACGACTACCCGCCGGTTTACCTGGCCGTGGCAGCAGACGATCGTTTCGCCCCCGATTCGTTGCACTACCTGCTGCACCTGCATCAGACCAACGTGCCCGGCGAGTTGCACGTCTACGCCAGCGGCGGCCACGGCAAGGGGCTGCGTGAGATCGGAGGCCCGTTTGCCCAGTGGACGCGCTCCTGTGCCCGCTGGCTGGAAGATCTCAAGCGGGGAACGACACAAGTCATCGTGGCGGAGAACCAATGA
- a CDS encoding IS4 family transposase, translated as MVSQWVIDELETVDLGDKRRNERLAEVLSAMAGLPSKSIPAAVGAGHNETTAAYRLFDNDAICFEDILAPHIDACYKRLAEQEVVILAHDTTELDLTKPNTQVEGAGPLDGSSRYGELLHPLMAFTPTGTPLGTVAAELWTREEGPSKADDRKKVPIEEKESLRWLENHREAQLIASEHPETQVVCVADSEADIFEVIECNSDSPKNFWWIIRSCYDRSIVDQHGRPSGNLHEKLAASKVRYTKAITIRPHKPKLACDKRARNQPREARQCELEVRATTLTLKNPYRPDRHLRPTKVNAIWAHEIDPPEGDTPISWLLLTNMPISNKEEIELVLSYYCIRWLIEVFFRTLKSGTRIEAKRFEKIERFERCLAVSMILAWRTFYSVRIGRECPDVSCEAVFVADEWQPVYKIVTGEDPPKKPPTLKEIVRMIARLGGYIDRPRHDEPGTDTVMRGMERLYDISSCWRSFGPNATRSGE; from the coding sequence ATGGTGAGCCAATGGGTGATTGACGAATTAGAAACGGTGGATCTTGGCGACAAGAGACGAAATGAACGACTTGCCGAAGTGCTCTCCGCCATGGCTGGTTTGCCGAGCAAGAGCATTCCTGCTGCAGTCGGCGCAGGACACAACGAAACAACGGCAGCCTACCGACTTTTTGATAACGATGCGATCTGCTTTGAGGACATTTTAGCGCCCCATATAGATGCCTGCTATAAGCGTCTTGCTGAGCAAGAAGTTGTCATCTTGGCTCACGATACGACGGAACTGGATTTGACGAAACCTAACACGCAAGTAGAAGGGGCCGGTCCGCTAGATGGCAGTTCACGCTACGGCGAGTTGCTTCACCCGCTGATGGCGTTCACTCCCACCGGCACGCCCTTAGGAACCGTTGCAGCGGAACTTTGGACTCGCGAGGAAGGTCCGTCAAAAGCCGATGATCGAAAGAAAGTGCCGATTGAAGAGAAGGAGTCTCTGCGATGGCTTGAAAACCACCGCGAAGCACAGTTAATCGCTAGCGAGCACCCCGAAACGCAAGTTGTCTGCGTGGCTGACAGCGAAGCGGACATCTTTGAAGTCATCGAGTGTAATTCCGATTCTCCAAAGAACTTTTGGTGGATTATTCGCAGTTGCTATGACCGTTCGATCGTTGATCAGCACGGTCGGCCATCAGGAAATCTGCATGAAAAACTCGCCGCGAGCAAAGTACGCTACACCAAAGCGATAACGATTCGTCCGCACAAACCCAAGTTAGCCTGTGACAAACGAGCACGCAATCAACCGCGAGAGGCACGCCAATGCGAACTCGAGGTGCGTGCAACGACGCTGACACTGAAGAACCCCTATCGTCCCGATCGACACCTACGGCCCACGAAAGTCAACGCGATTTGGGCTCACGAGATCGATCCGCCTGAAGGGGATACGCCTATCAGTTGGCTGTTGCTGACCAATATGCCGATTTCGAACAAGGAAGAGATTGAGCTGGTGTTGTCTTACTACTGCATTCGCTGGTTGATCGAAGTATTCTTCCGAACTCTCAAATCAGGCACTCGCATCGAAGCAAAGCGGTTTGAAAAGATCGAACGATTCGAGCGTTGTCTCGCTGTTTCGATGATCTTGGCGTGGCGAACGTTCTACAGCGTGCGGATCGGTCGCGAATGTCCAGACGTCAGCTGTGAAGCAGTATTCGTAGCCGACGAATGGCAGCCGGTATACAAGATCGTCACCGGGGAAGATCCGCCAAAGAAACCACCGACGTTGAAGGAGATCGTCCGCATGATCGCTCGGCTTGGCGGCTACATCGACCGACCACGACATGACGAGCCTGGCACCGATACGGTCATGCGCGGCATGGAACGACTCTACGACATCAGTAGTTGTTGGCGAAGCTTTGGTCCAAATGCAACCAGATCAGGGGAATGA
- a CDS encoding sigma-54-dependent transcriptional regulator, with protein sequence MNDTLPNANVLIVDDERNMCELIQTDLRLRGINSRGCLSASEAIDALRHENFDVVLTDVKMPGTTGLQLCQQLTETRPDVPVIVMTAFGTMETAITAMRAGAYDFITKPIEMDLLAITLRRAIEHRQLSEQVRLLQASSEKVSAFGPMIGKSPAMVQLYEQLERVAQSDAAVLITGESGTGKELVARSIHQNSRRAEGPFVAVNCGALSETLLESELFGHVKGAFTDARSQRRGLFLEADGGTLLLDEMGEMPMTMQVKLLRALEERSVRPVGGDKDISFDVRVLTATNRDLETSVAEGRFRDDLFYRINVIGIQLPPLRSRGTDALRLAEHFLKQFARSESKSVDGFAEGVPEKLLAYSWPGNIRELRNVIERAVALTRYDKVTIEDLPEKISHFAGGTVFIGGLDPSELVTMEEIERRYITHVLEAVGGNQTQAARILGLDRKTIYRKLKQES encoded by the coding sequence ATGAACGACACCCTACCGAACGCGAACGTCCTGATCGTCGACGACGAACGCAACATGTGCGAGTTGATTCAAACCGATCTACGGCTACGGGGGATCAACAGCCGCGGGTGTCTGTCGGCATCCGAAGCGATTGATGCCCTTCGCCACGAAAACTTTGACGTCGTGTTGACCGATGTCAAAATGCCGGGCACGACGGGATTGCAGTTGTGTCAACAGCTGACCGAAACCCGACCCGACGTGCCGGTGATCGTGATGACCGCCTTTGGGACGATGGAAACCGCCATCACCGCGATGCGTGCCGGTGCCTATGACTTCATCACCAAACCGATCGAGATGGATCTGTTGGCGATCACGTTGAGGCGTGCGATCGAGCACCGACAGCTCTCCGAACAGGTTCGATTGCTGCAGGCATCGTCCGAAAAGGTCAGCGCGTTCGGCCCGATGATCGGCAAAAGTCCGGCGATGGTCCAATTGTACGAACAACTAGAACGCGTCGCCCAGTCCGACGCCGCCGTCCTGATCACCGGCGAAAGTGGCACCGGCAAGGAACTGGTGGCCCGCTCGATCCACCAGAACAGCCGCCGCGCCGAAGGACCGTTTGTCGCCGTCAACTGCGGTGCCCTAAGCGAAACGCTGCTCGAAAGCGAACTCTTCGGTCACGTCAAAGGAGCCTTCACCGACGCCCGCAGCCAGCGTCGCGGGTTGTTCCTCGAGGCGGACGGCGGAACGCTGTTGTTGGACGAGATGGGAGAGATGCCCATGACGATGCAAGTCAAATTGTTGCGCGCCCTGGAAGAACGATCCGTGCGGCCGGTCGGCGGAGACAAAGACATCTCGTTTGACGTCCGCGTGTTGACTGCGACCAACCGCGATCTGGAAACCTCCGTCGCCGAGGGCCGCTTCCGTGATGACCTGTTCTACCGAATCAACGTGATCGGTATCCAATTGCCCCCGCTGCGCTCGCGCGGGACCGACGCATTGCGACTGGCCGAACATTTTTTAAAACAGTTCGCTCGCTCGGAAAGTAAATCCGTCGACGGGTTTGCCGAGGGCGTCCCGGAAAAGCTGCTGGCGTACTCCTGGCCGGGCAACATTCGTGAGTTGCGCAACGTGATCGAACGCGCGGTCGCATTGACGCGTTACGACAAGGTGACGATCGAAGACCTGCCGGAAAAGATCAGCCACTTTGCCGGCGGAACGGTGTTCATCGGCGGGCTGGATCCGAGTGAACTGGTGACGATGGAAGAAATCGAACGCCGCTACATCACCCACGTCTTGGAAGCGGTCGGAGGCAACCAGACCCAAGCCGCCCGCATCCTGGGACTGGATCGGAAAACGATCTACCGCAAGTTGAAACAGGAGTCCTAG
- a CDS encoding sensor histidine kinase, whose protein sequence is MKLAAKLILLFMLGVLGIVALFSWQTIRRQLRWDEQRRADHANDVVGALKPAIDDAYRNGGVVTIQQAIEVTARHVPGQQLRWVDGVPAAEAETKITSRKVSQISVANQDGETVSRTFVPIEIDGSEAGGVEVSESMEHHDQFIRESLIASLLSLVGVAALSGMMIYFGGVQLVGKPLALLIDQVHQIGAGKLPQPPAFERNDELGSLAQAISQMSRQLDQQQNTIRHTDRLGTVGTLAAGMAHEMGTPLNVVAGRAGLIAGGKLSPEEVRQSAQTIKSEAERMTTLIRQLLDFARQSPSTHTQIDIGRIARSTCDLIEPIAENSSVQIDLRCDDQPYPIRGDATQIQQVLTNFLTNGIQAMPEGGSVTLTLQRRETSQGKQIGIHVTDQGRGIPAEQLDHVFEPFYTTKDVGQGTGLGLSIAYGIIQEHGGDIDVQSEENVGTTFSVYLPVADQPSTAINS, encoded by the coding sequence ATGAAATTGGCCGCCAAACTGATTCTGCTGTTCATGCTGGGCGTGTTGGGTATTGTCGCCCTGTTCTCCTGGCAAACGATCCGTCGACAATTGAGGTGGGACGAGCAGCGCCGGGCCGACCATGCAAACGACGTCGTCGGAGCGCTGAAGCCGGCGATCGACGACGCCTATCGCAACGGCGGCGTCGTGACCATTCAACAGGCCATCGAGGTGACCGCGCGACATGTTCCCGGACAACAATTACGCTGGGTCGACGGCGTCCCGGCGGCCGAAGCGGAAACCAAAATCACATCGCGGAAGGTTTCACAGATCTCCGTCGCGAATCAAGACGGAGAAACGGTCTCGCGCACCTTCGTGCCGATCGAGATCGACGGATCCGAGGCCGGCGGCGTGGAAGTCTCCGAATCAATGGAGCACCACGATCAATTCATTCGTGAATCCTTAATCGCCTCACTGTTGTCGTTGGTCGGCGTCGCCGCACTCTCGGGAATGATGATCTACTTCGGCGGGGTGCAACTGGTCGGCAAACCGCTGGCCCTGCTGATCGATCAAGTCCATCAAATCGGCGCAGGGAAATTGCCACAACCACCCGCGTTTGAGCGCAACGACGAACTCGGATCACTGGCCCAGGCGATCAGTCAGATGAGCCGACAATTGGACCAGCAACAAAACACCATTCGGCACACCGACCGCCTGGGCACCGTCGGCACGCTGGCGGCCGGCATGGCCCACGAGATGGGGACGCCGCTGAATGTGGTGGCTGGGCGGGCCGGTCTGATCGCCGGCGGCAAGCTGTCACCGGAGGAGGTTCGGCAGAGCGCCCAGACGATCAAGTCCGAAGCCGAGCGCATGACCACGCTGATCCGCCAATTGTTGGATTTCGCGCGGCAGTCGCCATCCACACACACTCAAATCGACATCGGCCGGATCGCGCGATCCACGTGCGATTTGATCGAACCGATCGCAGAGAATTCATCGGTGCAAATCGATCTCAGGTGCGACGATCAACCGTATCCGATCCGCGGCGATGCGACACAGATCCAGCAGGTGCTGACCAACTTTCTGACCAATGGGATCCAGGCCATGCCCGAGGGCGGCTCCGTCACTTTGACCTTGCAACGACGAGAAACCTCGCAAGGAAAGCAGATCGGCATCCACGTGACCGATCAAGGCCGCGGCATCCCGGCGGAGCAACTCGACCACGTCTTCGAACCGTTTTACACGACCAAGGACGTCGGACAGGGCACGGGGCTGGGGCTGTCGATCGCCTACGGGATCATTCAGGAACACGGCGGCGACATCGATGTCCAGAGCGAGGAGAACGTGGGAACCACCTTCAGTGTCTACCTTCCAGTCGCCGATCAACCTTCCACTGCGATCAATTCATGA